Proteins encoded in a region of the Shewanella polaris genome:
- a CDS encoding ABC-F family ATPase, whose translation MISTANITMQFGPEPLFENISAQFGHGNRYGLIGANGCGKSTFMKILSGALAPTSGNVSITPGFKVGTLSQDQFAFEQYSVVDAVIMGDVGLWKVKQERDSIYAKAEMTDEDGMRVGDLESQFAEMDGYSAESRAGEILLEAGIEESFHFGLMQQVAPGWKLRVLLAQALFANPDILLLDEPTNNLDIHTISWLATELNKRKCTMIIISHDRHFLNSVCTHMADIDYGELRVYPGNYEYFLEQSGLIREQLLAGNAKKSAEIDELQDFVNRFGANASKAKQASSRAKKMDKIKLDDVKSSSRITPSIRFTESKKLHRQALVLEELSHGFDEVLFEHGDLILDAGSKLAIIGENGVGKTTLLRCLVNQLQHNHGRIKWSENAAIGYCPQDSSADFDNDMTLFDWMSLWRTPRHNDLMVRGMLGRLLFSDDDANKKVRNCSGGEKNRLLFGKLMMMDINVLVMDEPTNHMDMEAIEALNQALKLYEGTLIFVSHDREFVSSLATRIIDVKDKKLINFHGTFDEYLASQPKLTA comes from the coding sequence TTGATTTCTACCGCTAATATCACCATGCAGTTTGGCCCAGAGCCATTATTTGAAAATATCTCGGCTCAATTTGGTCACGGTAACCGTTACGGTTTAATCGGCGCAAATGGTTGTGGTAAGTCCACGTTTATGAAAATTTTGAGTGGTGCTCTTGCGCCAACATCAGGAAACGTGTCGATTACGCCAGGCTTTAAAGTCGGTACACTTAGTCAAGATCAGTTCGCGTTTGAACAATATAGCGTTGTCGACGCTGTGATCATGGGTGATGTAGGACTGTGGAAAGTCAAACAAGAACGTGACAGCATTTATGCAAAAGCAGAAATGACCGATGAAGACGGCATGCGAGTAGGCGATTTAGAAAGCCAGTTCGCCGAAATGGATGGCTACAGCGCAGAAAGTCGTGCTGGTGAAATTTTATTAGAAGCCGGTATTGAGGAGTCATTCCATTTTGGCTTAATGCAACAAGTTGCTCCAGGTTGGAAATTGCGAGTGTTATTGGCACAAGCTTTATTTGCTAACCCAGATATCTTGTTACTCGACGAACCGACCAACAACTTGGATATTCATACCATTAGTTGGTTAGCCACCGAGCTAAACAAACGTAAATGCACCATGATCATCATTTCGCACGACAGGCACTTTTTAAACTCAGTCTGTACCCACATGGCGGATATCGACTATGGTGAATTACGTGTATATCCTGGTAACTACGAATATTTCTTAGAACAGTCAGGCTTAATACGTGAACAACTTTTAGCGGGTAATGCTAAGAAAAGCGCTGAAATTGATGAACTACAAGACTTCGTTAACCGCTTTGGTGCCAACGCATCTAAAGCGAAACAAGCTAGCTCACGCGCTAAAAAAATGGATAAGATTAAGTTAGATGATGTGAAATCATCTAGCCGTATTACCCCATCAATCCGCTTTACAGAAAGTAAAAAATTGCATCGCCAGGCATTAGTACTTGAAGAATTGTCACATGGATTTGATGAAGTGTTATTTGAACACGGCGATCTCATCCTAGATGCAGGTTCAAAACTGGCTATTATTGGGGAAAACGGCGTCGGTAAAACCACGCTATTACGTTGCTTAGTGAATCAACTACAACACAATCACGGCCGGATTAAATGGTCAGAAAATGCTGCAATTGGTTACTGCCCGCAAGACAGTTCTGCAGACTTTGATAATGACATGACGTTATTTGATTGGATGTCATTATGGCGTACGCCTAGGCATAACGATTTAATGGTACGTGGTATGTTAGGTCGTTTGTTGTTTTCTGATGACGATGCCAATAAAAAAGTGCGTAACTGTTCAGGTGGTGAGAAGAACCGTTTATTATTTGGTAAGTTAATGATGATGGATATTAACGTACTGGTAATGGATGAGCCAACTAACCACATGGATATGGAAGCGATTGAAGCATTAAACCAAGCGCTAAAATTATATGAAGGTACTTTGATATTTGTTAGCCACGACCGTGAATTTGTATCATCGTTGGCGACACGGATTATTGATGTTAAAGATAAAAAATTAATCAACTTCCACGGTACTTTCGATGAGTATCTAGCAAGCCAACCAAAGTTGACTGCATAA
- a CDS encoding fumarylacetoacetate hydrolase family protein, whose product MVQPININNIAKHLFLQRQTVDPISDLATANQIDTIDLALGIQLAMIDLNQQHVTGWKCLTPRDNGDLIVAPILAKAIINQPQCPIFSSAHRALIEPEIAFVVGQSFAADRHYSDDEIDQHIGATHMALELIQQRFSRDYNASFLEKLADGLSNQGVYLGPEIDKFKAFKASHIHLTVTQDDASRTYDGAHPCTLPASPLYWIVNFLTARGIEISAGQVIITGSYCGVLKVDMNKPVQIKYQGLGSMALSFTELSAN is encoded by the coding sequence ATGGTTCAACCCATTAATATAAACAACATTGCAAAACATTTATTTTTACAACGCCAGACAGTTGATCCCATATCTGACTTGGCAACCGCAAATCAGATAGATACCATCGACTTGGCGCTTGGGATTCAATTAGCCATGATTGATCTCAATCAGCAGCATGTCACTGGCTGGAAGTGTTTAACCCCTCGCGATAACGGCGATTTGATTGTGGCACCTATTTTAGCCAAGGCCATTATTAATCAACCACAATGCCCGATTTTTTCATCGGCGCATCGCGCATTGATTGAGCCAGAAATAGCCTTTGTTGTTGGGCAATCCTTTGCCGCGGATCGCCACTATAGTGATGACGAAATAGATCAGCACATAGGTGCCACGCATATGGCGTTAGAATTAATCCAACAGCGATTTAGTAGAGATTATAACGCTTCATTTTTAGAAAAACTGGCAGATGGACTCAGTAATCAAGGTGTGTATTTAGGCCCTGAAATTGACAAATTCAAGGCCTTTAAGGCCAGCCATATTCACCTTACGGTCACTCAAGATGACGCCTCGCGAACCTATGATGGCGCGCATCCCTGCACATTACCGGCATCGCCCTTATATTGGATAGTCAATTTTTTAACCGCGCGAGGGATTGAAATTAGCGCTGGTCAAGTCATTATTACCGGTTCTTATTGCGGCGTGCTCAAGGTTGATATGAATAAACCCGTGCAGATTAAATATCAGGGTTTAGGCTCCATGGCGTTATCGTTTACTGAGCTCAGCGCGAACTAA
- a CDS encoding homocysteine S-methyltransferase family protein: MDKQDLWILDGGMGRELSRRGAPFCQPDWSSLALIEAPQTVTAVHQAYVDSGARVIITNSYALVPFHIGAERFAAEGETLAALAGKLARDVADEQEHSVLVAGSLPPLFGSYRADLFNAEKVSELATPLIRAMAPNVDLWLAETMSLIAEPLAIKALLPQDDKPFWVAFTLEDETTAGEPKLRSGELVADAIEAMLTVNVDAILFNCCQPEVIEAALKVASDRLDELGRNDIRLGAYANAFPPQTKEATANEGLDEIRSDLGPLDYLTLAERWRAAGASLIGGCCGIGPEHIEALTQRLR; this comes from the coding sequence ATGGATAAGCAGGATTTGTGGATACTTGATGGTGGCATGGGACGAGAATTATCAAGAAGAGGCGCGCCATTTTGCCAGCCGGATTGGTCATCACTGGCCTTAATTGAAGCACCACAAACAGTAACCGCTGTGCATCAGGCTTATGTGGACAGTGGCGCTCGGGTTATTATAACCAATAGCTATGCCTTAGTGCCGTTTCATATTGGTGCAGAGCGCTTTGCGGCTGAAGGTGAAACACTGGCCGCGCTTGCGGGAAAGCTAGCGCGCGATGTTGCCGACGAGCAGGAACATTCGGTGTTGGTTGCGGGATCATTGCCGCCATTGTTTGGCTCATATCGTGCCGATCTGTTCAATGCTGAGAAGGTCAGTGAGCTTGCGACTCCGCTGATCCGGGCAATGGCGCCCAATGTGGATCTGTGGTTAGCCGAAACCATGAGCCTGATCGCTGAACCGCTCGCCATCAAAGCGCTACTGCCACAAGATGACAAACCATTTTGGGTTGCCTTTACCCTTGAAGATGAAACCACTGCAGGCGAACCCAAACTGCGCTCTGGTGAATTAGTTGCCGATGCCATCGAAGCCATGCTGACAGTGAATGTCGATGCCATTTTGTTTAATTGTTGTCAGCCTGAAGTGATTGAGGCTGCGCTAAAGGTAGCCTCTGACCGTCTGGATGAGCTTGGGCGAAATGATATCCGATTGGGTGCTTATGCGAATGCTTTTCCGCCTCAAACAAAAGAGGCGACTGCCAATGAGGGTCTGGACGAGATCCGCAGCGATCTTGGGCCTCTTGATTATCTAACATTGGCAGAGCGCTGGCGTGCCGCGGGTGCATCACTCATAGGCGGCTGTTGCGGCATTGGTCCAGAGCATATTGAAGCCCTCACTCAGCGCCTTCGTTAA
- the eat gene encoding ethanolamine permease, with protein MSENNKEYLAKRQLKSGTAGWILLAGLGVSYVISGDFAGWNFGIAEAGWGGFAIAAVLMAIMYLALVLSLAEMSAAIPAAGGGYSFARQAMGPAGGYLTGLAVLIEYALAPAAIVIFIGSAVQELLGFNGPWVYALFYLVFVGIHLAGVGEALKVMMVISGLAVLAIIATAVVLVGNFDATRLYDVAVTDAAGASEFLPLGWYGVWAALPFAMWLFLAVEGVPLAAEEAKDPAKDVPKGIIGAMIFLLFTALLVVVLVPGAGGAAAMGASAVPLVDALNVTGNHTLATMVNILGLAGLVASFFSIIYGYSRLVFALSRAGYIPRSLSITTSRKVPARALIVPAIFGFIASLSGEGDLLLAMAVVGATVSYALMALSHILLRIKQPQLVRPYKTPGGVVTSGIALILSLIALTGVYAFDPRAFLFTMGLFVIGAAYYFGYSSSRLVAKSADEEFAMLAAAESELVMEN; from the coding sequence ATGTCTGAGAACAACAAAGAGTATCTTGCCAAAAGGCAACTTAAAAGCGGTACCGCTGGATGGATTTTATTGGCGGGTTTAGGCGTGTCGTACGTTATTTCTGGTGATTTTGCGGGTTGGAATTTCGGTATAGCCGAAGCGGGCTGGGGAGGATTTGCCATTGCAGCAGTATTGATGGCAATCATGTATTTAGCCTTAGTCTTGTCGTTAGCCGAAATGTCAGCAGCAATACCTGCAGCTGGCGGTGGTTATAGTTTTGCTCGCCAAGCCATGGGGCCAGCGGGAGGGTATTTAACCGGATTAGCTGTGTTAATCGAATATGCACTGGCACCTGCTGCTATTGTTATTTTTATTGGCTCTGCGGTACAGGAGCTGCTGGGATTTAACGGCCCTTGGGTGTATGCACTATTTTATTTAGTCTTTGTGGGTATTCATCTCGCGGGCGTTGGAGAGGCATTAAAAGTCATGATGGTGATCAGCGGGTTAGCTGTTCTAGCTATTATTGCCACCGCGGTGGTGCTTGTTGGGAACTTTGATGCTACCCGACTTTATGATGTGGCGGTTACTGATGCCGCAGGTGCGAGTGAATTTCTACCATTAGGATGGTACGGAGTTTGGGCTGCACTGCCCTTCGCAATGTGGTTGTTTCTAGCCGTTGAAGGTGTTCCGTTAGCGGCAGAAGAAGCAAAAGATCCGGCCAAAGATGTTCCCAAAGGCATTATTGGTGCAATGATATTTTTATTGTTTACTGCGCTTTTGGTTGTAGTTTTAGTCCCAGGTGCAGGCGGTGCTGCAGCGATGGGGGCAAGTGCGGTACCATTAGTTGATGCTTTAAATGTTACTGGTAATCATACCTTAGCCACTATGGTAAACATTTTAGGCTTAGCAGGACTAGTGGCTTCATTTTTCTCCATTATTTATGGTTATAGCCGTTTAGTATTTGCATTATCTCGTGCAGGTTATATTCCGCGTTCACTGTCAATTACTACTTCACGTAAAGTCCCTGCTCGTGCGTTAATCGTTCCAGCAATATTCGGTTTTATTGCATCGTTAAGTGGAGAAGGAGATTTATTGCTTGCTATGGCCGTCGTGGGCGCGACAGTGTCTTATGCATTAATGGCACTAAGCCATATATTATTACGCATAAAACAACCTCAATTAGTTCGTCCATACAAAACACCAGGTGGTGTTGTAACATCAGGTATTGCATTAATCCTGTCTTTAATAGCATTAACGGGAGTGTATGCGTTTGACCCTCGGGCATTCTTATTCACAATGGGCTTATTTGTCATTGGCGCTGCTTATTACTTTGGCTACAGTTCATCTAGATTAGTAGCAAAAAGTGCTGATGAAGAGTTTGCTATGTTAGCTGCGGCTGAATCTGAGCTGGTCATGGAAAACTAA
- the eutC gene encoding ethanolamine ammonia-lyase subunit EutC, which produces MSSPCVNKTHYPVDSLKSHKHNGNVVTNPWSDLRRFTDARIGLGRAGISLPTSELLAFQLSHAQARDAVSFPLDIDSLADQLSNIPLLNNVTSPIKVNSQANDRISYLQRPDLGRKLAESGRKILLNYMDNQGKATDSQYDLAIVVVDGLSSLAVQNNAQPFINELLSQLNKQHSAWHIAPITIVEQGRVAIGDDIGQLLNAQLVMVLIGERPGLSSPDSLGLYLTWAPKTGLNDACRNCISNIRPAGLPYAEAAKRAIYLLTEAKNLKLTGVNLKDRTQDDVIEHQQQTQNFLIAE; this is translated from the coding sequence ATGAGCTCTCCTTGTGTAAACAAAACTCACTACCCAGTCGATTCACTCAAATCACATAAACACAATGGCAATGTGGTCACGAATCCATGGAGCGACCTTCGCCGTTTTACCGATGCGCGTATTGGCCTTGGAAGAGCTGGAATCAGCCTACCCACGTCCGAATTATTAGCATTCCAACTATCACACGCACAAGCCCGGGACGCCGTGAGTTTTCCACTAGATATTGATTCACTGGCAGATCAGCTAAGTAATATTCCATTACTGAATAATGTTACATCACCAATAAAAGTTAACAGTCAGGCAAATGATCGCATCAGCTATTTACAAAGGCCAGATCTTGGTAGAAAGCTGGCTGAAAGTGGCCGAAAAATCTTATTAAATTACATGGACAATCAAGGGAAAGCTACTGACAGTCAATATGATCTTGCCATAGTGGTGGTTGATGGATTGTCATCATTAGCAGTGCAAAACAATGCTCAGCCATTTATCAACGAGTTATTAAGTCAATTAAATAAGCAGCACTCTGCATGGCATATCGCACCAATCACCATAGTGGAACAAGGTCGTGTTGCCATAGGTGATGATATTGGCCAGCTACTAAACGCTCAATTGGTAATGGTTCTGATAGGCGAACGACCAGGACTCAGTTCACCAGACAGCCTGGGGTTATATCTTACTTGGGCGCCTAAAACAGGACTTAATGATGCCTGCCGAAACTGTATTTCAAACATTCGTCCAGCGGGACTACCCTATGCCGAAGCTGCCAAACGGGCTATTTACTTACTAACAGAAGCTAAAAATCTCAAACTCACAGGAGTCAACTTAAAAGATCGCACTCAAGACGATGTGATTGAACACCAACAACAAACTCAAAACTTTTTAATTGCTGAATAA
- a CDS encoding ethanolamine ammonia-lyase subunit EutB, whose protein sequence is MSQSYRYMLGSQTYQFRDLADLMAKATPQRSGDRLAGVIAQSAKERAVAQMRLADVPLKTFLNDALIPYETDEVTRLILDEHDTNAFAYISHLTVGDFRNWLLSDYVTPQVLATVKMGITPEMAAAVSKIMRNQDLILVAKKCHVTSAFRNTIGLPGHLSTRLQPNHPTDDVNGIAASMLDGLLYGNGDAVIGINPATDNVAQAIKLMKLMDDVIQKYDIPTQSCVLTHVTNTIECIEAGAPVDLVFQSIGGTEATNSSFGFNLQTLTEAQDAALSLKRGTVGNNVMYFETGQGSSLSANAHHGLDQQTCEARAYAVARKFNPLLVNTVVGFIGPEYLFDGKEITRAGLEDHFCAKLLGVPMGCDVCYTNHAEADQNDMDNLLTLLGVAGCSFVMGIPGSDDIMLNYQTTSFHDALYVRRVLGSRPAPEFEHWLTQMNIMKNTSDFVLSNTLPKEFAKPLYALQGER, encoded by the coding sequence ATGAGTCAATCGTACCGCTACATGTTAGGTAGCCAAACATATCAATTTCGGGATCTTGCAGATTTAATGGCTAAAGCTACGCCACAGCGATCAGGTGATCGTTTAGCGGGAGTAATTGCACAATCAGCGAAGGAACGGGCTGTCGCTCAAATGAGACTCGCAGATGTACCTTTAAAAACCTTTCTTAATGATGCACTTATTCCATATGAAACTGACGAAGTTACTCGATTAATTTTAGACGAACATGACACTAATGCATTTGCATATATTAGCCATTTAACGGTTGGCGACTTTCGTAACTGGTTACTTAGCGACTATGTAACACCTCAGGTATTAGCTACGGTAAAAATGGGCATTACACCTGAAATGGCAGCAGCTGTTAGCAAAATAATGCGCAATCAAGATCTTATTCTTGTGGCTAAAAAATGTCATGTCACCAGCGCATTCAGAAATACCATAGGTCTACCTGGTCACTTATCGACCCGTTTGCAACCAAACCACCCAACCGATGATGTGAATGGGATTGCCGCATCAATGCTTGATGGTTTGTTGTATGGAAATGGTGATGCGGTTATCGGTATTAACCCCGCGACCGATAACGTTGCACAAGCCATTAAATTAATGAAATTAATGGATGATGTAATCCAAAAATATGACATACCAACACAAAGTTGCGTTTTAACCCACGTCACAAACACCATTGAATGTATCGAAGCCGGTGCACCGGTTGATTTGGTGTTTCAATCAATTGGCGGCACCGAAGCGACAAACAGCAGCTTTGGATTTAATCTACAAACCTTAACAGAAGCCCAAGACGCCGCATTAAGTCTAAAACGTGGCACTGTTGGCAATAACGTAATGTATTTTGAAACTGGCCAAGGTAGCTCGTTGTCAGCCAATGCACATCACGGTTTAGATCAACAAACCTGTGAAGCAAGAGCCTATGCTGTTGCCCGAAAATTTAATCCGCTACTGGTGAATACTGTCGTTGGCTTTATTGGTCCTGAATATTTATTTGATGGTAAAGAAATTACTCGGGCCGGATTAGAAGATCATTTCTGCGCAAAATTACTCGGTGTACCAATGGGCTGTGATGTTTGTTACACCAACCATGCCGAAGCCGATCAAAACGATATGGATAATCTTCTTACTTTATTAGGGGTTGCTGGTTGTTCGTTTGTAATGGGCATACCCGGTTCAGACGACATAATGCTGAATTACCAAACAACCTCTTTTCATGATGCTTTATATGTTCGTCGTGTGTTGGGCTCTCGTCCTGCCCCCGAATTTGAACATTGGCTAACCCAAATGAACATTATGAAAAACACGTCAGATTTTGTGTTGTCCAACACATTACCCAAAGAATTTGCCAAACCACTCTATGCACTACAAGGAGAGCGCTAA
- a CDS encoding helix-turn-helix domain-containing protein, whose translation MEHHINQCAPQKSVVTTTDIDEQAHNLTQWQQVYDQVSNGSFYGCIEGLDYPEAHLFKEFTQRALRQQCNIAPESIWFGIPRFSDQSKINGLQVDTHQFMCRTSDCDFELITPEQFTIYGFVINKQTLFTMADIQGLSLQNLTSQGAERISSNPMRLNQTRFLIESLINHSESRLHTPLQQDMLSTLALNLLTQESSKQTVAPSYQHRLAVVEKIKAFLHENPQQAVTITQLCELTFVSRRTLQYSFESILGINPLRFLRLTRLNNVRRELKQPQQDIPISVIAANWGFWHAGQFTKDYTQLFGENPSTTLKRYK comes from the coding sequence ATGGAGCACCATATTAATCAGTGCGCACCACAAAAGAGCGTGGTGACAACTACCGATATTGATGAACAAGCGCATAATTTAACCCAATGGCAGCAAGTATATGATCAGGTCAGTAATGGCAGTTTTTATGGCTGTATAGAAGGACTTGATTATCCTGAGGCGCATCTATTTAAAGAATTTACTCAGCGGGCATTAAGACAGCAATGCAATATCGCGCCTGAATCTATTTGGTTTGGTATTCCGCGTTTTTCAGATCAAAGTAAAATTAATGGATTACAAGTTGATACTCATCAGTTTATGTGTCGAACCAGTGATTGTGATTTTGAATTAATAACCCCTGAACAGTTTACTATTTATGGTTTTGTTATTAATAAACAGACCTTATTCACCATGGCTGATATACAAGGTTTATCACTTCAGAACTTAACTTCGCAAGGTGCTGAACGGATCAGTTCAAATCCAATGCGACTTAATCAAACCCGTTTTCTGATTGAATCGCTGATTAACCATAGTGAATCACGGCTACATACCCCGTTACAGCAAGACATGTTAAGTACATTAGCGTTGAATTTATTAACACAAGAATCATCAAAACAAACGGTAGCACCTAGCTATCAACATCGATTAGCCGTGGTAGAGAAAATAAAAGCATTTTTGCACGAAAATCCGCAACAAGCGGTGACAATAACGCAACTTTGTGAGCTTACTTTTGTTAGCCGAAGAACCTTGCAGTATAGTTTTGAGAGTATTTTAGGCATTAATCCATTGCGTTTTTTACGTCTTACACGCTTAAATAATGTGAGGAGGGAGCTTAAACAACCTCAGCAAGATATACCCATTTCAGTGATAGCAGCCAATTGGGGTTTTTGGCATGCAGGCCAATTTACCAAAGATTACACTCAATTATTTGGTGAAAATCCATCAACCACACTAAAGCGTTATAAGTAA
- a CDS encoding dienelactone hydrolase family protein, giving the protein MKNKTSDAIPQQAFDWYDSYAHGGMDRRTFIGKLGSLVALGYSMSVLTSALLPNYALAEQVSFNDADIKATYANFDSPLGYGKGQGYLVEPTNKSGLLPVVLVVHENRGLNPYIKDVARRLAKAGFIAFAPDALYSLGGYPGNDDEGREMQKSLDRSKIEQDFVAAAKFLKMHKQSNGKLGTVGFCFGGYIVNYLAAVDSNLIQAGVPFYGTPAAKELRHNIKAPLLIQLAELDERVNTTWPEYEQDLKAFNVPYTMYMYPKANHGFHNDSTGRYDEANAELAWQRTLDFLNKTLS; this is encoded by the coding sequence ATGAAAAACAAAACTTCCGATGCTATTCCACAACAAGCGTTTGATTGGTATGACTCTTATGCTCATGGTGGTATGGATCGTCGAACATTTATCGGCAAACTTGGATCGTTGGTTGCGCTCGGTTATTCAATGTCGGTACTGACATCGGCCTTACTGCCTAATTATGCATTAGCCGAACAAGTATCATTTAATGATGCAGATATTAAAGCGACTTATGCTAATTTTGATTCACCGCTAGGCTACGGAAAAGGTCAAGGGTATTTGGTTGAGCCCACTAATAAATCCGGTCTATTGCCTGTTGTGTTGGTAGTTCATGAAAACCGTGGTCTTAATCCATACATTAAAGATGTTGCTAGACGTTTAGCTAAAGCAGGTTTTATCGCTTTTGCACCAGATGCCTTATATTCATTAGGTGGTTATCCTGGCAATGATGATGAAGGCCGTGAGATGCAAAAGTCGTTAGACAGAAGTAAAATTGAACAAGATTTTGTCGCAGCTGCTAAGTTTTTAAAAATGCATAAACAAAGTAACGGTAAGCTAGGTACGGTAGGATTTTGTTTCGGCGGGTATATTGTGAATTATCTTGCGGCAGTCGATTCAAATTTGATTCAAGCAGGAGTTCCTTTTTATGGCACCCCAGCGGCTAAAGAATTAAGACACAATATTAAGGCACCATTATTGATTCAATTAGCTGAGTTAGATGAAAGAGTTAACACTACTTGGCCCGAATATGAACAAGATTTAAAAGCCTTTAATGTGCCATATACAATGTACATGTATCCAAAGGCAAATCATGGTTTCCATAATGACTCTACAGGCCGTTATGATGAAGCGAACGCAGAGCTGGCATGGCAACGTACGCTTGATTTTTTAAATAAAACACTCAGCTAA
- a CDS encoding LysR family transcriptional regulator: MKIDLNLFVVFDAIYCEGNITKAASVLNLSQPAVSHSLGKLRTHFDDALFIRQGNEMRPTPVAKNVIDDVREALHQLQVCLVQSRQFEPLTSRKSFSLSLHGSLEPYYLPILQQSLSLESPAINLRSNKRVRRSELENKLASGDIDLAIDTLIPVSNNIMHTQLELDQLVVVARKNHPAITTELALDTYLRLEHVLVSSRSTGPSLEDFELSRIGLHRKISLRCQHALSACRVILNNDMLLTLPKTAAVMYSQMLDIAIYPMPVELPEIGVHLYWHVNVDKEPANKWLRNKMIIAATNTRIMT, encoded by the coding sequence ATGAAAATTGATTTGAATTTATTTGTGGTATTCGATGCGATTTATTGCGAAGGAAACATAACAAAAGCGGCGTCTGTACTTAATTTATCACAACCTGCTGTGAGTCATTCATTAGGCAAATTGCGCACTCATTTTGACGATGCTTTGTTTATCAGACAAGGCAATGAAATGAGACCTACTCCAGTAGCAAAGAATGTGATTGATGATGTCCGTGAAGCATTACATCAACTACAAGTGTGTTTAGTTCAATCTCGACAGTTTGAACCATTAACCTCGCGTAAGAGCTTTTCATTATCTTTACATGGCTCTTTAGAACCCTACTACTTACCGATACTGCAACAAAGTTTGTCGTTAGAGTCTCCGGCAATAAACTTACGCAGCAATAAAAGAGTTAGACGAAGCGAACTTGAAAACAAACTTGCTAGCGGTGATATTGATTTGGCAATAGATACCTTAATCCCCGTCAGTAATAACATTATGCACACCCAATTAGAACTAGACCAACTGGTTGTCGTTGCGAGAAAAAACCATCCCGCTATCACAACTGAACTTGCTTTAGATACCTACCTGCGTTTAGAACACGTTTTAGTTTCGTCGCGTTCGACAGGCCCTAGCTTAGAAGATTTCGAGCTTTCACGTATTGGATTGCACCGTAAAATTTCATTACGTTGTCAGCATGCTTTATCAGCTTGCCGCGTCATCTTGAATAACGATATGTTACTGACATTACCAAAAACCGCCGCCGTCATGTACAGTCAAATGCTCGATATCGCTATCTATCCTATGCCGGTAGAATTGCCCGAAATTGGCGTGCATTTATACTGGCACGTTAATGTCGACAAAGAACCTGCCAACAAATGGCTTAGAAACAAAATGATTATTGCCGCTACCAACACTAGAATAATGACGTAA
- a CDS encoding histidine phosphatase family protein produces MAAIYLIRHGQASFGSTDYDQLSDKGNQQATILGQYWRARALPSKFYCGDLLRHGQTLTAFVKGYQGEPTPMVIHSGFNEFDHVDILKKYNDQWNNFAEMSEEISQRKEPNKTLQKEFSKALERWVTADKDHEYNESWPQFKTRCIRALRNIIEQELAKKRVITTGGNNINKSKDILVFTSGGTISAIVQHILQLNDQQTLALNQQARNTSVTKLLFSENMLSVDYFNNYSHLEQAGDDWVTFR; encoded by the coding sequence ATGGCAGCCATTTATTTGATTCGACACGGACAGGCATCTTTTGGAAGTACTGATTACGATCAACTGTCAGATAAAGGTAACCAGCAAGCAACAATATTAGGCCAGTACTGGCGAGCCAGAGCTTTGCCTAGCAAGTTTTATTGCGGTGATTTATTACGGCATGGGCAAACGTTAACTGCCTTTGTAAAAGGATACCAAGGTGAGCCAACTCCAATGGTTATCCATTCTGGTTTTAATGAATTCGATCATGTCGATATTTTAAAAAAGTATAACGACCAGTGGAACAACTTCGCTGAAATGAGTGAAGAAATTAGTCAACGTAAAGAACCAAACAAAACCCTACAAAAAGAGTTTTCAAAAGCACTCGAACGTTGGGTAACGGCTGATAAAGATCATGAATACAATGAAAGTTGGCCACAATTTAAGACTCGTTGCATTCGAGCTCTTCGCAATATTATTGAACAAGAATTAGCAAAAAAACGTGTGATTACCACTGGTGGAAATAACATCAATAAATCAAAAGATATTTTAGTGTTTACCTCCGGTGGGACGATTTCGGCAATTGTGCAACACATTTTACAATTGAACGATCAACAAACATTAGCTTTGAATCAACAGGCCAGAAATACCAGTGTCACTAAACTGTTATTTTCAGAAAATATGTTGAGTGTTGATTATTTTAATAACTACAGTCACTTAGAACAGGCAGGCGATGACTGGGTAACCTTTAGGTAA